Within the Longimicrobium sp. genome, the region GGAAGGCGGCCAGATTGCGGTCCACGTCGCCGCGCCAGTCGCCCAGCTGCGCCAGCGGATACCAGTTGCAGCCGTCCGCGCCGGGAACGCAGCGGTCGAGGTCGAACGCGAACCCGCCGTCCGGCGCCTCGGCCGCCAGCGCCTCGGTGAACCTCCGGTGCAGCTCGTCGCGGCTGATCGTCTCCCTCTCCATCGTCCCTCCCTGCGGGTTCGATCCCGCGGCGGCACCTCGTAATCACACGATCGTCGCGTCCCCGCGTCCCCGCGCCCTCTCCGGCCGGCCGAGGCCGTCCACCTCTCCCGTACCGGGAGAGGTAGCGGGATTGCCATCCCTGCCGCTCCGAAGCTCGTTCGCTCCCCGCACTTCCGCACTTCCGCACTTCCGCACTTCCGCACTTCCGCCCTTACTTCGCGCGGTTGTTCCCGCGCACGGCCATGGCAGTGAGCACGCGGCGGAACTCGGCGAAGTCGGGGAGGACGCGGAGGCCCGCCTCGCCGATCGACGAGGCCACGGCGCGCGCGCCCGCACCGCCTGCGATCACCGGCACGTGCGGCGGGAGCGCGCGGCGGAGGGCGCGCACCTCGTCCGCGGCCGCCCTGCCGTCGCCCAGGACGATGCTGAGCGCGACCGCCTCGGCGCCCGTCTCCCGCGCCGCGCGCGCCACCTCGTCCGCGGGGAGGTCGGCGCCCAGGTACACCACCCGCCACCCCGCCGACATCGCCGACGCGGCGGCGAGCATGGCGCCCAGCTCGTGCACCTGCCCCGCGGGCGTCGCGACGACGACGACCGGCGCCGCGCCCGCCGCCGGCCCCGCCTCGGCCACGATCCCCAGCACGCGGCGCATCACGGCGCTGGCCAGGTGCTCGTGCGCCACGGTGAGCGAGCCGTCCTCCCACGCGTCGCCCACGGCGCGCAGGAAGGGCGGCGCCACGTCGTCGATGAACGTCTCCGCGCCCCCCAGCACCAGCGCGCGGCGGAGGGCGGCCTCCAGCGCGGGCCCGTCCATCTCCCGCGCCGCCGCCATGGCGATGCGCACGTGCGCCGCCGCCGCCCCGCCGCCCTGCTGCGGCGCGGCGGCGGAGGGCACGGCGCGCTGCGCCTCGTCCTCGCGCACCAGCTGCTCCAGCTCCCTGTCGCTCAGCGCCGCCACGTGCCCGATGCTGCGCCCCGCCGCGGTGGCGCGGCGCAGCAGCCGCAGCCGCTCCACGTCGGCGTCGGAGTACAGGCGCTGTCCGGCGCCCTCGCGGCGTGGCGGGGCCACGGCGCCGTAGCGCTTCTCCCACGCGCGCAGCACGTCGGGGCTGAGCCCCGTGCGCTCGCTCACCACCCGGATGGGGTGCCGCGGCTCGCGGCCGTTCTCCTTGCTGGACATGCGGGAAAGATCCCCGGCTGTACAATCTTTGTCAATGGTTCTGCTGGACGGCGGATGAACGGGACCGCATCGTGCACAGGCGTTTCCGCGGGTGGATGGGGAGACACGCGACCGGAGGGTTGGCAGATGCACTGCGCCAAGGGCGGGCTCATCCTGGTGTCGGGCGGCTGAAAGCGGTCGGACGGTGAGGGCGAAAGGCGGGAGCGGCCACGGCCTCTCCCGCCTTTCGCGCGTCCGCGTCTGCCGATCAATCGTGCATTGCAACGGCCCGGAGAGACGTCATCCTGAGACGTCATCCTGAGTCGAACACCGCGCTGCGCGCGACCACGGAGGATAAAAGGAGATTGGTTGTGAGCGCTAATGCCACAGAATGAGCGGATCAGCCTCGCGCAGTTTGCGAGGCTTCCCGTAGTTGTTGCTGCGACTTCAGTCGCCGGTGACCGGCCGCGCCGGGGACTTTCTATTCAGGCCGGCCACACGATCGTCGCCCCGGCACGAGCGGTTGCAGGCCGAAGGATCTATCAGCAAGGCCGCACGTGCGCTGCGGGTTGCACGATCAATCCCCAGATCCAGCATGGAGCGGTGATCCGGCGCGGGATGTTCCCCCACGCGCCCGTTCGCTAATCTACCGATCGTCCATCACCCCGAACGTTCTTTCGAGACCGGAGACACCGATGCGAGCACCCGCGGTCCGCCGCGCCGCCGCCGCGCTCATCCTGCTGGCCGCCGCCACGCCCTCCGCCGCGCAGCGCACGCGCGGTGGCGCCTATGTTCCGGGCGCGGGCGAGGACTGGCAGCGCCGCCCGCCCGCGCAGGTGGGAATGGACTCGGCCCGGCTGCAGGCGGCCGTCGCCTTCCACCGCGAGCACGAGTCGAAGCTCCCGCGCGACCTGGTGCAGGCGCACTTCCAGACCTTCGGGCGCGAGCCGTTCGGCGACCCCGTGGGCCCGTTCAAGCCGCGCGGCGAGCCGACCGGCATCGTTCTGCGCCACGGCTACATCGTGGCGGAGTGGGGCGATCCGCGGCGCGTGGACATGACGTTCAGCGTCACCAAGAGCTTTCTCTCCACCGTCGTCGGCTTGGCATACGACCGGCGGATGATCCGCTCGCTCGACGACCCCGTCGCCGCGTACATGGCGCCCGTCATCCCGTACGATCCCGCGGGTGCGGCGGCGCGGCCGGTTACCGGGCGGCTGGCGGGGGGCGACGTGCTGGAGCCGTTCGAGACGCCGCACAACCGGCGGTTGACGTGGGACCACATGCTGCGCCAGGTGAGCGACTGGGAGGGGACGCTCTGGGGGAAGCCGGAGTGGGCCGACCGGCCGAGCGGCGAGCCGTCCACCTGGGCCACGCGGGCGCGCAGGGAGCCGGGGACGGCGTACGAGTACAACGACGTGCGGGTGAACGCGCTGGCGCTGGCGGCGCTCCAGGTCTGGCGCCGCCCGCTGCCGCAGGTGCTGCGGGAGATGGTGATGGAGCCCATCGGCGCCAGCAGCACCTGGCGGTGGACGGGCTACGACAACAGCTGGGTGGTGATGGATGGCGAGGCGGTGCAGTCGGTGAGCGGCGGCGGGCACTGGGGCGGGGGAATGTTCATCAGCGCGCGCGACATGGCCAGGTTCGGCCTGCTGACGCTGCGCCGCGGCCGCTGGGGCGACCGCCAGATCCTGTCGGACGAGTGGGTGCGCCGCGCGCTGACGCCCACGCAGGCGCAGCCGACGTACGGCGTGATGAACTGGTTCCTGAACACCGACCGGAAGCTGCTGGCCAGCGCGCCCGCCTCCGCGTTCGTGCACCTGGGCAACGGCACCAACGCCATCTACGTGGACCCCGAGCACGACCTGGTGGTCGTCGTGCGCTGGATCGAGAACGACCAGCTCGACGGCTTCGTGCAGCGCGTGCTGGCGTCCATCACCGACCCGCGGTGACCGCGGGCGGGCCGGCAATCCGGCTGCTCAACGGGTAATGCACCATGCATCCCAGTTGAAGCGTTCGACGTACGCGTACGGGAGCGTCCCGTGGCCCACACCGAACACGCTGTTGGTGCCCCAGACGTGATCCCAGCTGTTCCGCACGATGAAATACCCGCCACCGGCGAACTCAGCGTCATCGGCGAACCCCACCAGTGCGACGGCGTGTCCTGCCGACTCGGGCACTTCGCCGGGAAACGGCAGGGTGATGTTGCCGTACTTCCGAACCACCGGATGCTCGTACCAACTGCGGTAGACGGGGAACCCGACGGACACTAGATGGTCGTCGCGGAGCGCCTGTTTGATGCGTTCCACCGAGCGCGCGGGGAGCTGCAGTACTTCCTGGCACTTCCAGGCCGCAGCTTCGGCTTTGGCCGAGGGAGGAGGCGGGCCCTGGCCGTCGTTGCCCGGGATCTCCTTTCCCCAGTACGGCCAAGTCGCGGCGCTGCACACACCGTCCTCTTTCAGCGCGGGGAAGCTCGCGACCAAGCTGTGCTTCCCGGTGTGCTCCACCATGTTCCAGTACTGAAACTGCTCCGAAAGCCGAAGCGTGGCTTTGGCCGTGCGGCAGAGATGGTGCTCGAGGCATGCGACCGATGCGAAGGCGGTGCACGTACCCCGGTCTTGCTGGTCGCGTACACCCGAAAGGCACGGCGTGATCAAAATGACGGCTTCGGGCGGAAGCGTGGCGGTCGCTGGCGCGCCGAGTTCGTGCCCGTCGGCCGGCGGTGTGCCGGTCGACGACGCGTCCATCTCGTCCCCGGCAACCGGTGGCTCGGGAGAATCGCGCAAGTCAAAGCCGAGCGCGTAGGTATACTGATCGAACCGGTTCCACTCGGTCAGCTCGTCGCCGCCGAACGCCGTCTGCGAAAATGCCTCGCGGAGCGACCGGATCGCCGACCGCGGAAGCTGCAGCTCATCGATGAAGGACGTGCCGAGCCGACGGTCTACGTGCTCCAGTCCCAGCAACTCCTCTACGGTCGTCATCGAGTTGGCGGCCAGGTTGCCGATGGCGTTCGCCGAGAGCTCACCAGCCGCCTGGGACTCGGCAAGCTTGCTGTACAGCTCGGGCACGCCGGTAGCGCGGCGGAGGTCCGGAGATCTGGCGAGATCGATAACCGAGCTGAGCCGGGTGAGCAGGCCTTTGGGCTTTGGGAACAGCTGCACAGGATACGGTGCGACGGCGGGCGAACCGATCACGAAGCCTCCACGGCTGAATGGAAAGCTGATGCACAGCGGGATCGTACTGTCGCGTCAACACATAATACGACAATGCCGCGGCGCCGGGTCCCGGCTTTCAGCGGGCGTTCGGATGAGCGGAGAAGTGCGGGGCCAGGTTGTACTGATCACAAATGCAGGAGCGTGAACATAGCATTGGGCGTTACAGGCAAACACCAATGTAGAATCAAATCCGTCAATGGAACGGTGGTGAGTCGGACTATTCGGTTCTGCTCAGAGCGTTGTTCCTGTGCCTGCAGGGGCATCGTGCCCGGTGCGGAATGGGTAATCGACCGCCGGAGGGTTGAGGATCGCTTCGGACGCTTCATGTCCTAGGACCGTTGCGACAGCACGGGACAGAGCAGTCACGCCGCGGGGGTCGATCGCCAGCAGCCGAGACATTTCGTCGGGAAACGCCTTGGCCGTATGCAGGAATTCCTCGGCCGTGGTGACGGAAAGCCGGTCGCGAAGAGTATTCAGAGTGCGCGTGTCGAACGCGCTGATCTCACGGAGAGGGTAGCCCTGCTTCATCGGCGCCTGCCTCACGGGTCCCGGGTGGTCGTCGGGAGCACTACACCGCAGCGGCGGTGATCGGTCCGGGCGTCGCTTTGCAATATGAGGTCCATCGAGCGGTTCGAGCAAGAAGGACTGTTCATCTTGTTTGGCCGAGCGGAGTGATTTCCTCTCAGGGGACAGCTTCCACTTCCACGGCGGCGATGGGGAGGTCGCGGGCGCGGGCCCAGGCCTCCCATTCGGCGGCGGTGCGGCGCGCGAAGACGGGCTCGAGCGAGGGGCGGTCGAGGGCGACGTACAGCTCGGCCGCCAGCCGCTGCACGAACCGCGGCTCCAGCGCGGCGATGGCGATCCAGCCGTCCTTCGCGCGGTAGAGGCCATACAGCGGCAAGCCGCCGCCCAGCACGCCGCCGGGTGTGGTGAGGCCGTGCCGCAGCGGCGCCGCGAGCTCCCCGGCGACCGACGCGAGCGCCACCGTGGCCTGCCGCCCGGCGCCGTCCTGGCCGCGCGCGAGCAGGAGCGCGAGGGCGGTGCCGACCGCGCGCTCGGCGGCGGCGAGGTCGGCCATCAGCGTGCGCGGCAGCTCCGGCGGGGTAACGAGGCCCGCGGCGGCGGCGTAGGTCAGGTCGTGGCCGGGGCGATCGTCGTCCGGCGGCGCGTAGCCGGTGATGGCGAGGTGGCAGAGCCGCGGGTGGCGCGCGCGCAGCATCTCCCATCCCAGCCCCAGCCGCTCCAGCGCCGCCGGCCGCGTCGCAGTGACGAGCAGGTCCGTGTCCGCGAGCAGCGTGTCGAGCTCCTGGCGCGCGTCCGGCTCCTTCAGGTCGAGCGTGACGGTCCGCTGGCCGTCCGCCAGCTCGCGGTACCACGCGGGGGCGAAGCCGGCGAGCGGATCGCCGGAGGGCGGCTCCACCTTCGTCACCGCCGCGCCCAGGGCGTGCAGGCGCGCGCACGCCAGCGGGCCCGGCAGGTTCACCGCCAGTGTCACCACGCGCACGCCGTCCAGCGGCCGAAGCGCCACGTCGCTCATCATCCACCGTCCGGAAGAGAAGGAGCGGTAATGATGCGCGCCGTGGCGCTCGTTGTCACGCCGGCGGGCGGCAGAAATCAGTTTCCGGTCGCCTGCTTGATGTTGTTCTGCTCGTTGGACTCGGGGATGGCGCCGGTGCCGTCCACCCGCACGGTGATGGTCACCCCGGCCAGCGGCTTGCCCACGGGAATGATCACCGACTTGATCTCGCCCGGGGCGAGCGCGGGCTCGGCGTAGTTGTGCACGATGTTGATCGGCGCGCCGACGACGACGCTGACGAAGCCGGCGGGCGCGGGCGCCGTCCCGCGATTGCCGATGCGGATGGTGACCTGCTGTCCCGAGCCGACCAGCGCCATCGGCACCAGGTCCGGAAGCGGCGGGCGGTTGGGCGCGGCGGCGGCGAGGAGCGGGAGCGCGGCGAGGAACGCGAGGCGGGACTTCATGCTGGCGGGTCTCCGGGAGAAATGGGGACGGGAAGCGCGGCGGGATTCGTCTTCGCGCCCGCCGCCGGGGCAAGCGGCGCGCCGGGTGCGAGGGAGATGTGCAAACGTGTTGCAGTACCACGCGTTTCGCGCTTTCTGGCCTCCCGCGATGCAGTCCTGTTGGGACGGCGATGCCTCGCCCGCCGGGGCGAGCGCGTCTCAACCGCGGCGGCGGGCGCTCACGGCGACCGGGAATGGCCCGCCGGTGCATCACCGAAAGCAGGAGGGAGATTGGCGGTTCGGGACTTCGACGTGGTGGTGATCGGGGGAGGGCAGGCGGGGCTGGCGATGGGATACTACCTGCGCCGGTCGCCGCTGCGCTGGACGATCCTGGACGCGCAGGACGAGCCGGGCGGCGCGTGGCGGCACACGTGGCGCTCGCTGCGGCTGTTCTCGCCGGCGCGCTTCAGCTCGCTCCCCGGCTGGATGTTTCCCGGCGGCGACGCGTACCCGTCGCGCGACGACGCCATCGAATACCTGGCGCAGTACGAGCAGCGGTACGCGCTCCCCATCCTGCGCCCGGTGCGGGTGGACACCGTGCGGCGGGAGGGCGGGGGATTTCGCATCGACGCGGACGTGGGCGCCTTCACCGCGCGGGCGGTGGTGAGCGCGACGGGGACGTGGGCGGCGCCACACATCCCCATCTACCCCGGCCGCGAGGCGTTCGAGGGGATGCAGATCCATTCCGCGGACTACGAATCTCCCGCTCCGTTCGCGGGGAAGCGCGTGCTGGTGGTAGGCGGCGGCAACTCGGGGGCGCAGATCCTGGCGGAGGTTTCGCAGGTGGCGGACGCGACCTGGGTGGCGCTGCATCCCCCGTCGTTCCTGCCCGACGAGGTCGACGGGCGCTACCTGTTCGACCATGCGACCGCGCTGTACCGGGCGAAGCAGGAGGGACGCGAGCCGCCTCCGCAGGCCGACCTGGGCGACATCGTGATGGTGCCGCCCGTTGTCGAGGCGCGAGGGCGCGGCGTGCTGGTGGCGGTGCCGCCGTTCACCCGCTTCACGGCGACGGGGGTGGTGTGGCCGGACGGCGCGGAGGAGCGCATCGACGCGGTGGTGTGGTGCACCGGCTTCCGCTCCGCGCTCGGGCACCTGCGCCCGCTGGGCGTGATCGAACCCGGCGGCCGCGTGCGCACCGACGGCGCGCGCTCCGTCGCCGAGCCCATGCTGTGGCTGGTGGGCTACGGCAACTGGACCGGCTTCGCCAGCGCGACGATGATCGGCGTGGGCCGCAGCGCGCGAGAGACGGCGCGGCAGATCGAGGCCGCGCTCGGCGGCGTGAATCCCTGACGGAGTGTGGGAGATGGATCCTTCTTCACCGACGAGGCTCGCGCCTGGCGGCCGGCTTCCGGAGCTGGCGATGACGTCGGCGGCGGGCGGGCCGGTGCGGCTCAATCCCCCGGGCCGGCAGAATCCCGTCATCGTCTCCCTCCACCCCCGTTGCGGCGAGTGCCGCGCCTGGCTCCGCCGCCTCGCGGATACGATCGTGGAGCTGCGCGAGTGGGACGCGCACGTGGTGGCCGTCGCGGCGACGCAGGAAGACGCGGTCTCGCTCGCCGCCGATCTCCCGTTCCCGGTCGCCGCCGACGCGGAGGGCGGGTTCGCGGCGCGCACGGGCGTCGCGGGCGCGGGCGTCGTGATCGCCGACCAGTGGGGCGAGGTCCACCACGTCGCCGGGGGCGGAGACGGACACGACCTCCCCGGCCCGGCGGAGATCGTGGATTGGGTGCGGTTCCTCGCCATCCAGTGCCCCGAATGCCAGGGCGAGGCGCTGTAGGCCCGGGACTGGCCAATCCGCGTGGACGCCGGAGTGCGAGTCCGCGAAGGCGGACTTCGGGCCGTTGTTGCCGCGATTTCAATCGCCTTCCCCGCCCGCGGACACACGAAAAGCGCGGCGGGCCGCACCGGATGCGGCCCGCCGCGCTGCTTCGTCCAGCGGCCGTCAGAAGTTGCCGGCGCGCGCGTTGTTGGTCTCGTTGGACTCGGTGACGATGTGCGTGACGTCGTCGCGGACGGTGTAGTGCACGCCCGCCAGCGGCTTGTTCACGTGGATGGTCACGGACCTCCACTGGCCGGCCGGGATGGCGGGCTGGTCGTAGCTGTGGGCCGTGCCGATCGGCGTGCCGAGCGAGAGGTTGACCTTGCAGGCCGCGGCCGGCGCGTTCCCCTGGTTGTGCACGCGGATGGTGACGATGCCGTTGGAGGCGACCACCGCCCCCACGATCAGGTCCGGCCGGGGCGGCGGAGCGGCGGCCGCGGCGATGGACATGGCGGCGCAGAAGGCGAGGAAAGCGAG harbors:
- a CDS encoding MerR family transcriptional regulator gives rise to the protein MSSKENGREPRHPIRVVSERTGLSPDVLRAWEKRYGAVAPPRREGAGQRLYSDADVERLRLLRRATAAGRSIGHVAALSDRELEQLVREDEAQRAVPSAAAPQQGGGAAAAHVRIAMAAAREMDGPALEAALRRALVLGGAETFIDDVAPPFLRAVGDAWEDGSLTVAHEHLASAVMRRVLGIVAEAGPAAGAAPVVVVATPAGQVHELGAMLAAASAMSAGWRVVYLGADLPADEVARAARETGAEAVALSIVLGDGRAAADEVRALRRALPPHVPVIAGGAGARAVASSIGEAGLRVLPDFAEFRRVLTAMAVRGNNRAK
- a CDS encoding serine hydrolase domain-containing protein; the encoded protein is MRAPAVRRAAAALILLAAATPSAAQRTRGGAYVPGAGEDWQRRPPAQVGMDSARLQAAVAFHREHESKLPRDLVQAHFQTFGREPFGDPVGPFKPRGEPTGIVLRHGYIVAEWGDPRRVDMTFSVTKSFLSTVVGLAYDRRMIRSLDDPVAAYMAPVIPYDPAGAAARPVTGRLAGGDVLEPFETPHNRRLTWDHMLRQVSDWEGTLWGKPEWADRPSGEPSTWATRARREPGTAYEYNDVRVNALALAALQVWRRPLPQVLREMVMEPIGASSTWRWTGYDNSWVVMDGEAVQSVSGGGHWGGGMFISARDMARFGLLTLRRGRWGDRQILSDEWVRRALTPTQAQPTYGVMNWFLNTDRKLLASAPASAFVHLGNGTNAIYVDPEHDLVVVVRWIENDQLDGFVQRVLASITDPR
- a CDS encoding C1 family peptidase, with amino-acid sequence MIGSPAVAPYPVQLFPKPKGLLTRLSSVIDLARSPDLRRATGVPELYSKLAESQAAGELSANAIGNLAANSMTTVEELLGLEHVDRRLGTSFIDELQLPRSAIRSLREAFSQTAFGGDELTEWNRFDQYTYALGFDLRDSPEPPVAGDEMDASSTGTPPADGHELGAPATATLPPEAVILITPCLSGVRDQQDRGTCTAFASVACLEHHLCRTAKATLRLSEQFQYWNMVEHTGKHSLVASFPALKEDGVCSAATWPYWGKEIPGNDGQGPPPPSAKAEAAAWKCQEVLQLPARSVERIKQALRDDHLVSVGFPVYRSWYEHPVVRKYGNITLPFPGEVPESAGHAVALVGFADDAEFAGGGYFIVRNSWDHVWGTNSVFGVGHGTLPYAYVERFNWDAWCITR
- a CDS encoding CoA transferase; the encoded protein is MMSDVALRPLDGVRVVTLAVNLPGPLACARLHALGAAVTKVEPPSGDPLAGFAPAWYRELADGQRTVTLDLKEPDARQELDTLLADTDLLVTATRPAALERLGLGWEMLRARHPRLCHLAITGYAPPDDDRPGHDLTYAAAAGLVTPPELPRTLMADLAAAERAVGTALALLLARGQDGAGRQATVALASVAGELAAPLRHGLTTPGGVLGGGLPLYGLYRAKDGWIAIAALEPRFVQRLAAELYVALDRPSLEPVFARRTAAEWEAWARARDLPIAAVEVEAVP
- a CDS encoding CARDB domain-containing protein, which produces MKSRLAFLAALPLLAAAAPNRPPLPDLVPMALVGSGQQVTIRIGNRGTAPAPAGFVSVVVGAPINIVHNYAEPALAPGEIKSVIIPVGKPLAGVTITVRVDGTGAIPESNEQNNIKQATGN
- a CDS encoding ArsO family NAD(P)H-dependent flavin-containing monooxygenase, whose translation is MAVRDFDVVVIGGGQAGLAMGYYLRRSPLRWTILDAQDEPGGAWRHTWRSLRLFSPARFSSLPGWMFPGGDAYPSRDDAIEYLAQYEQRYALPILRPVRVDTVRREGGGFRIDADVGAFTARAVVSATGTWAAPHIPIYPGREAFEGMQIHSADYESPAPFAGKRVLVVGGGNSGAQILAEVSQVADATWVALHPPSFLPDEVDGRYLFDHATALYRAKQEGREPPPQADLGDIVMVPPVVEARGRGVLVAVPPFTRFTATGVVWPDGAEERIDAVVWCTGFRSALGHLRPLGVIEPGGRVRTDGARSVAEPMLWLVGYGNWTGFASATMIGVGRSARETARQIEAALGGVNP
- a CDS encoding redoxin domain-containing protein, translated to MDPSSPTRLAPGGRLPELAMTSAAGGPVRLNPPGRQNPVIVSLHPRCGECRAWLRRLADTIVELREWDAHVVAVAATQEDAVSLAADLPFPVAADAEGGFAARTGVAGAGVVIADQWGEVHHVAGGGDGHDLPGPAEIVDWVRFLAIQCPECQGEAL
- a CDS encoding CARDB domain-containing protein, whose product is MKYRLAFLAFCAAMSIAAAAAPPPRPDLIVGAVVASNGIVTIRVHNQGNAPAAACKVNLSLGTPIGTAHSYDQPAIPAGQWRSVTIHVNKPLAGVHYTVRDDVTHIVTESNETNNARAGNF